The DNA segment TGACCAAACCTCATCTTCTACTCCAGCTACGGCTCCAATTACAACTCCTGCGCCAGCGACTCCGGTTGCGCCAGTTGAGGTTCCTCAAAACTAGATAATAAGTAGCATTTGCTACTCTTCATACTATAATGTCAGCATCCTTGGTGCTGGCATTTTTTTATGCTGTAAATTTGGCAGATTATAGCCTATGGCACAATTTCTGAAAAGCTTAGAATACACTTAATAAATTAATTAAAAAACTAAATAACTATTATGGCACTAACTATTAAACCACTTTCGGATAGAGTATTGATCGAGCCAGCTGCTGCTGAAACTAAGACAGCATCAGGGATTTTTATTCCAGATACTGCAAAAGAAAAGCCACAGCGTGGAACTGTTGTTGCGGTTGGAAAAGGAACAAAAGAATACGAAATGACTGTAAAAGTAGGTGACGCAGTTTTGTACGGTAAGTATGCTGGTACCGAATTAAAACTTGACGGTAAAGATTACCTAATTATGAAGGAAGAAGACATCTTTGCAATCGTTTAAGAAAACATTTAATAGTAAAATTTATTTATAAAAATTTAATCAAAACATAAAATGGCGAAGGATATAAAATTTGATTTAGAAGCACGTGACG comes from the Flavobacterium ardleyense genome and includes:
- a CDS encoding co-chaperone GroES; its protein translation is MALTIKPLSDRVLIEPAAAETKTASGIFIPDTAKEKPQRGTVVAVGKGTKEYEMTVKVGDAVLYGKYAGTELKLDGKDYLIMKEEDIFAIV